In a genomic window of Muntiacus reevesi chromosome 1, mMunRee1.1, whole genome shotgun sequence:
- the DIRAS3 gene encoding GTP-binding protein Di-Ras3 yields the protein MGNSCFGLKERLMKRLRPLPTVIVIRTCLPQRRSRDFRVVVLGSAGVGKSALVQRWVRGNFREAYLPTIEDTYRQALGCSHKAGALHITDTTGGRRYRGLQRLAIARGHAFILVYSITRKQTLEELKPLYELIRQLKGNNPQKCPVILVGNKCDESRREVSEKEGAAYACEWNCAFLETSAKMNINVQELFQLLINFEKKPAAAAAPAGTQPPQKKSQIPKTAEKLLGKCIVM from the coding sequence ATGGGCAACTCCTGCTTCGGCCTCAAGGAACGGCTGATGAAGCGGCTGCGGCCTCTGCCGACTGTGATCGTCATCCGCACCTGCCTGCCCCAGAGAAGGAGCAGAGATTTCCGCGTGGTGGTGCTCGGCTCGGCCGGCGTGGGCAAGAGCGCGCTGGTGCAAAGGTGGGTGCGCGGCAACTTCCGTGAGGCGTACCTGCCGACCATCGAAGATACCTACCGCCAGGCGCTAGGCTGCAGCCACAAGGCGGGCGCGCTGCACATCACCGACACCACCGGTGGCCGCCGCTACCGGGGCCTGCAGCGCCTTGCCATTGCCAGGGGTCACGCCTTCATCCTGGTTTATTCTATCACCAGGAAGCAAACCCTGGAGGAGCTGAAGCCGCTCTATGAGCTGATCCGTCAACTCAAAGGTAACAACCCGCAAAAGTGCCCCGTCATCCTGGTGGGCAACAAGTGCGATGAGAGCCGTCGGGAGGTGAGCGAGAAGGAAGGTGCTGCCTATGCGTGCGAGTGGAATTGCGCCTTCTTGGAGACCTCGGCCAAGATGAATATCAACGTCCAGGAGCTGTTCCAGTTGCTGATTAATTTCGAGAAGAAGCCGGCCGCCGCCGCAGCCCCTGCCGGCACCCAGCCGCCGCAGAAGAAGTCCCAGATCCCGAAGACCGCCGAGAAGCTGCTGGGCAAGTGCATCGTCATGTAA